The Carassius gibelio isolate Cgi1373 ecotype wild population from Czech Republic chromosome B12, carGib1.2-hapl.c, whole genome shotgun sequence genome has a segment encoding these proteins:
- the jakmip3 gene encoding janus kinase and microtubule-interacting protein 3 isoform X9, protein MSKKPPSGRSKGDRHDAMAALQAANEELRAKLTEIQIELQQEKTKVSKLEREKSQEVRHEQHKSTVVVTELKAKLHEEKLRELHSVRETLLRQHESELVRVIKIKDGEIQRLQALVSALRDGSTDKVKSALMVEVREECRRTFEGERMRLQKEISELKLVKRQMEEALNVAVQSDKIKAAKIRSVYHLHQEEINRIKRECEREIRRLMQQLDEKDARRFQLKIAELSAIIRKLEDRNALLSEERNELLKRLREAESQYKPLLDKNRRLSRKNEELAHALRRMENKVQFVTQENIQMREKAGTIRRPSSLNDLDQSQEEREIEFLRLQVLEQQNIIDDLSKALETTGYVKSVIERDMLLRYRRQDSLRRKKPFRTCRPVVETFFGYDEEGSIDSDGSSISYLTDRTPCTPEDDLEEGMLKEETELRFRQLTMEYQALQRAYALLQEQVGGTFDAEKELKTREQLQAELMRYQTRISDLECVLSHQGQDMKWIEEKQALYKRNQELVEKIKNMETEETRLKNEIQDAKDQNELLEFRILELEERERRSPAINFQNIHFAEGMSPLQLYCEAEGVTDIVITELMKKLDILGDNANLTNEEQVVVIHARTVLTLAEKWLEQIEVTKSALQQKMLDIESEKELFSKQKGYLDEELDYRKQSLDHAHKRILELEAMLFDALQQEETGGKVSELLTEQDRDSLREAVDQWKRQVLSELRERDAQILRERMELLQHAQARIKELEEWIEAQKRQIKELEEKPSFFGRSSSRKQETVPCGSVDSAHRPQVFFCSRGGWHTCHQKSQPSLLR, encoded by the exons GTCAGTAAGCTGGAAAGGGAGAAGTCTCAGGAGGTCCGTCACGAGCAGCACAAGTCCACGGTGGTGGTGACTGAGTTAAAAGCCAAGCTACATGAGGAGAAACTTCGGGAGCTCCACAGCGTTCGAGAAACACTCCTGCGTCAGCACGAGTCCGAACTGGTGCGGGTGATTAAGATCAAAGACGGAGAGATCCAGAGGCTCCAGGCGCTCGTCAGTGCTCTCCGAGATGGATCCACCGATAAG GTGAAGTCTGCTCTGATGGTGGAGGTGCGAGAGGAGTGCAGGAGGACTTTCGAAGGGGAGCGCATGCGACTGCAGAAGGAGATCTCCGAGCTGAAGCTGGTGAAGAGGCAGATGGAGGAGGCGTTAAACGTAGCCGTTCAATCCGACAAGATCAAAGCCGCCAAGATCCGCAGCGTCTACCATCTCCACCAGGAGGAAATCAACCGCATCAAGAGAGAGTGTGAAAGAGAGATCCGCAGACTG atgcAGCAGTTGGATGAGAAAGACGCTCGACGTTTCCAACTGAAAATCGCAGAACTGAGTGCTATTATCCGCAAACTAGAAGACCGCAACGCACTTCTGTCAGAGGAACGCAATGAACTG TTAAAGCGTCTCCGTGAAGCTGAGAGCCAGTATAAGCCATTACTGGACAAGAACAGGCGTCTCAGCCGTAAAAATGAGGAACTGGCTCATGCACTGAGACGCATGGAGAACAAAGTGCAGTTTGTCACTCAGGAGAACATCCAAATG CGAGAGAAGGCCGGGACGATTCGCCGGCCCAGTTCTCTGAACGATCTGGATCAGAGTCAAGAGGAAAGAGAGATTGAGTTTCTCAGACTACAAGTGCTGGAACAACAGAACATAATCGACGATCTGTCCAAG GCACTGGAAACCACTGGATATGTGAAGAGTGTAATA GAGAGAGACATGCTGCTGAGATACAGGAGACAGGACAGCCTACGCCGGAAGAAGCCCTTCAGAACCTGTAGG CCGGTGGTGGAGACGTTTTTTGGCTATGATGAGGAAGGCTCTATAGACTCGGACGGCTCCTCTATTTCCTACCTCACAGACCGAACGCCCTGTACGCCAGAGGATGACCTCGAagag GGAATGCTTAAGGAGGAGACAGAGTTGCGTTTCCGTCAGCTGACGATGGAGTATCAGGCTCTTCAGCGAGCTTAcgcgctcctgcaggagcaggtGGGAGGAACGTTTGATGCAGAGAAAGAGCTCAag ACTCGAGAGCAGCTTCAGGCCGAACTGATGCGGTATCAGACCAGAATATCAGATCTGGAGTGTGTTCTAAGTCATCAGGGACAG GATATGAAGTGGATTGAGGAGAAACAAGCTTTGTATAAACGCAACCAAGAGCTTGTAGAAAAG ATTAAAAATATGGAGACGGAGGAGACGCGATTGAAAAATGAAATTCAGGATGCAAAAGACCAAAACGAACTCCTGGAGTTCAGAATTCTTGAACTTGAA gaaagagagagaagatCTCCAGCCATAAACTTCCAGAACATCCACTTTGCTGAGGGCATGAGTCCCCTGCAGTTGTACTGTGAGGCAGAGGGTGTTACT GACATTGTGATCACAGAGCTGATGAAGAAACTCGATATTCTGGGGGATAACGCC AATCTGACCAATGAGGAGCAAGTGGTGGTTATTCATGCCAGAACAGTATTAACATTAGCAGAgaag TGGTTAGAGCAAATTGAAGtcaccaaatcagcattacaGCAGAAAATGTTGGACATCGAAAGTGAAaag GAGCTCTTTAGCAAACAAAAAGGATATTTAGACGAGGAATTAGACTACAGAAAGCAGTCTTTGGACCATGCACATAAG CGCATCCTTGAGTTGGAGGCCATGCTGTTTGACGCTCTGCAGCAGGAGGAGACAGGTGGGAAGGTGTCCGAGCTGCTGACCGAGCAGGACCGTGATTCGCTGAGAGAGGCTGTAGATCAGTGGAAGAGGCAGGTCTTGAGTGAATTACGAGAGAGAGATGCGCAGATACTCAGAGAGAGGATGGAACTGCTACAACATGCTCAAGCG AGGATAAAAGAGCTGGAAGAATGGATAGAAGCGCAGAAGCGTCAAATAAAGGAGCTAGAAGAAAAG ccTTCATTCTTTGGTCGTAGCTCTTCCAGAAAGCAGGAAACGGTGCCATGCGGCTCAGTGGACTCCG ctCACAGGCCTCAAGTGTTCTTCTGTTCCAGAGGAGGGTGGCACACGTGTCATCAAAAGTCCCAGCCATCTCTTCTGCGCTGA
- the jakmip3 gene encoding janus kinase and microtubule-interacting protein 3 isoform X10 — protein sequence MSKKPPSGRSKGDRHDAMAALQAANEELRAKLTEIQIELQQEKTKVSKLEREKSQEVRHEQHKSTVVVTELKAKLHEEKLRELHSVRETLLRQHESELVRVIKIKDGEIQRLQALVSALRDGSTDKVKSALMVEVREECRRTFEGERMRLQKEISELKLVKRQMEEALNVAVQSDKIKAAKIRSVYHLHQEEINRIKRECEREIRRLQLDEKDARRFQLKIAELSAIIRKLEDRNALLSEERNELLKRLREAESQYKPLLDKNRRLSRKNEELAHALRRMENKVQFVTQENIQMREKAGTIRRPSSLNDLDQSQEEREIEFLRLQVLEQQNIIDDLSKALETTGYVKSVIERDMLLRYRRQDSLRRKKPFRTCRPVVETFFGYDEEGSIDSDGSSISYLTDRTPCTPEDDLEEGMLKEETELRFRQLTMEYQALQRAYALLQEQVGGTFDAEKELKTREQLQAELMRYQTRISDLECVLSHQGQDMKWIEEKQALYKRNQELVEKIKNMETEETRLKNEIQDAKDQNELLEFRILELEERERRSPAINFQNIHFAEGMSPLQLYCEAEGVTDIVITELMKKLDILGDNAVSNLTNEEQVVVIHARTVLTLAEKWLEQIEVTKSALQQKMLDIESEKELFSKQKGYLDEELDYRKQSLDHAHKRILELEAMLFDALQQEETGGKVSELLTEQDRDSLREAVDQWKRQVLSELRERDAQILRERMELLQHAQARIKELEEWIEAQKRQIKELEEKPSFFGRSSSRKQETVPCGSVDSAHRPQVFFCSRGGWHTCHQKSQPSLLR from the exons GTCAGTAAGCTGGAAAGGGAGAAGTCTCAGGAGGTCCGTCACGAGCAGCACAAGTCCACGGTGGTGGTGACTGAGTTAAAAGCCAAGCTACATGAGGAGAAACTTCGGGAGCTCCACAGCGTTCGAGAAACACTCCTGCGTCAGCACGAGTCCGAACTGGTGCGGGTGATTAAGATCAAAGACGGAGAGATCCAGAGGCTCCAGGCGCTCGTCAGTGCTCTCCGAGATGGATCCACCGATAAG GTGAAGTCTGCTCTGATGGTGGAGGTGCGAGAGGAGTGCAGGAGGACTTTCGAAGGGGAGCGCATGCGACTGCAGAAGGAGATCTCCGAGCTGAAGCTGGTGAAGAGGCAGATGGAGGAGGCGTTAAACGTAGCCGTTCAATCCGACAAGATCAAAGCCGCCAAGATCCGCAGCGTCTACCATCTCCACCAGGAGGAAATCAACCGCATCAAGAGAGAGTGTGAAAGAGAGATCCGCAGACTG CAGTTGGATGAGAAAGACGCTCGACGTTTCCAACTGAAAATCGCAGAACTGAGTGCTATTATCCGCAAACTAGAAGACCGCAACGCACTTCTGTCAGAGGAACGCAATGAACTG TTAAAGCGTCTCCGTGAAGCTGAGAGCCAGTATAAGCCATTACTGGACAAGAACAGGCGTCTCAGCCGTAAAAATGAGGAACTGGCTCATGCACTGAGACGCATGGAGAACAAAGTGCAGTTTGTCACTCAGGAGAACATCCAAATG CGAGAGAAGGCCGGGACGATTCGCCGGCCCAGTTCTCTGAACGATCTGGATCAGAGTCAAGAGGAAAGAGAGATTGAGTTTCTCAGACTACAAGTGCTGGAACAACAGAACATAATCGACGATCTGTCCAAG GCACTGGAAACCACTGGATATGTGAAGAGTGTAATA GAGAGAGACATGCTGCTGAGATACAGGAGACAGGACAGCCTACGCCGGAAGAAGCCCTTCAGAACCTGTAGG CCGGTGGTGGAGACGTTTTTTGGCTATGATGAGGAAGGCTCTATAGACTCGGACGGCTCCTCTATTTCCTACCTCACAGACCGAACGCCCTGTACGCCAGAGGATGACCTCGAagag GGAATGCTTAAGGAGGAGACAGAGTTGCGTTTCCGTCAGCTGACGATGGAGTATCAGGCTCTTCAGCGAGCTTAcgcgctcctgcaggagcaggtGGGAGGAACGTTTGATGCAGAGAAAGAGCTCAag ACTCGAGAGCAGCTTCAGGCCGAACTGATGCGGTATCAGACCAGAATATCAGATCTGGAGTGTGTTCTAAGTCATCAGGGACAG GATATGAAGTGGATTGAGGAGAAACAAGCTTTGTATAAACGCAACCAAGAGCTTGTAGAAAAG ATTAAAAATATGGAGACGGAGGAGACGCGATTGAAAAATGAAATTCAGGATGCAAAAGACCAAAACGAACTCCTGGAGTTCAGAATTCTTGAACTTGAA gaaagagagagaagatCTCCAGCCATAAACTTCCAGAACATCCACTTTGCTGAGGGCATGAGTCCCCTGCAGTTGTACTGTGAGGCAGAGGGTGTTACT GACATTGTGATCACAGAGCTGATGAAGAAACTCGATATTCTGGGGGATAACGCCGTAAGT AATCTGACCAATGAGGAGCAAGTGGTGGTTATTCATGCCAGAACAGTATTAACATTAGCAGAgaag TGGTTAGAGCAAATTGAAGtcaccaaatcagcattacaGCAGAAAATGTTGGACATCGAAAGTGAAaag GAGCTCTTTAGCAAACAAAAAGGATATTTAGACGAGGAATTAGACTACAGAAAGCAGTCTTTGGACCATGCACATAAG CGCATCCTTGAGTTGGAGGCCATGCTGTTTGACGCTCTGCAGCAGGAGGAGACAGGTGGGAAGGTGTCCGAGCTGCTGACCGAGCAGGACCGTGATTCGCTGAGAGAGGCTGTAGATCAGTGGAAGAGGCAGGTCTTGAGTGAATTACGAGAGAGAGATGCGCAGATACTCAGAGAGAGGATGGAACTGCTACAACATGCTCAAGCG AGGATAAAAGAGCTGGAAGAATGGATAGAAGCGCAGAAGCGTCAAATAAAGGAGCTAGAAGAAAAG ccTTCATTCTTTGGTCGTAGCTCTTCCAGAAAGCAGGAAACGGTGCCATGCGGCTCAGTGGACTCCG ctCACAGGCCTCAAGTGTTCTTCTGTTCCAGAGGAGGGTGGCACACGTGTCATCAAAAGTCCCAGCCATCTCTTCTGCGCTGA
- the jakmip3 gene encoding janus kinase and microtubule-interacting protein 3 isoform X13, protein MSKKPPSGRSKGDRHDAMAALQAANEELRAKLTEIQIELQQEKTKVSKLEREKSQEVRHEQHKSTVVVTELKAKLHEEKLRELHSVRETLLRQHESELVRVIKIKDGEIQRLQALVSALRDGSTDKVKSALMVEVREECRRTFEGERMRLQKEISELKLVKRQMEEALNVAVQSDKIKAAKIRSVYHLHQEEINRIKRECEREIRRLQLDEKDARRFQLKIAELSAIIRKLEDRNALLSEERNELLKRLREAESQYKPLLDKNRRLSRKNEELAHALRRMENKVQFVTQENIQMREKAGTIRRPSSLNDLDQSQEEREIEFLRLQVLEQQNIIDDLSKALETTGYVKSVIERDMLLRYRRQDSLRRKKPFRTCRPVVETFFGYDEEGSIDSDGSSISYLTDRTPCTPEDDLEEGMLKEETELRFRQLTMEYQALQRAYALLQEQVGGTFDAEKELKTREQLQAELMRYQTRISDLECVLSHQGQDMKWIEEKQALYKRNQELVEKIKNMETEETRLKNEIQDAKDQNELLEFRILELEERERRSPAINFQNIHFAEGMSPLQLYCEAEGVTDIVITELMKKLDILGDNANLTNEEQVVVIHARTVLTLAEKWLEQIEVTKSALQQKMLDIESEKELFSKQKGYLDEELDYRKQSLDHAHKRILELEAMLFDALQQEETGGKVSELLTEQDRDSLREAVDQWKRQVLSELRERDAQILRERMELLQHAQARIKELEEWIEAQKRQIKELEEKFLFLFLFFSLAFILWS, encoded by the exons GTCAGTAAGCTGGAAAGGGAGAAGTCTCAGGAGGTCCGTCACGAGCAGCACAAGTCCACGGTGGTGGTGACTGAGTTAAAAGCCAAGCTACATGAGGAGAAACTTCGGGAGCTCCACAGCGTTCGAGAAACACTCCTGCGTCAGCACGAGTCCGAACTGGTGCGGGTGATTAAGATCAAAGACGGAGAGATCCAGAGGCTCCAGGCGCTCGTCAGTGCTCTCCGAGATGGATCCACCGATAAG GTGAAGTCTGCTCTGATGGTGGAGGTGCGAGAGGAGTGCAGGAGGACTTTCGAAGGGGAGCGCATGCGACTGCAGAAGGAGATCTCCGAGCTGAAGCTGGTGAAGAGGCAGATGGAGGAGGCGTTAAACGTAGCCGTTCAATCCGACAAGATCAAAGCCGCCAAGATCCGCAGCGTCTACCATCTCCACCAGGAGGAAATCAACCGCATCAAGAGAGAGTGTGAAAGAGAGATCCGCAGACTG CAGTTGGATGAGAAAGACGCTCGACGTTTCCAACTGAAAATCGCAGAACTGAGTGCTATTATCCGCAAACTAGAAGACCGCAACGCACTTCTGTCAGAGGAACGCAATGAACTG TTAAAGCGTCTCCGTGAAGCTGAGAGCCAGTATAAGCCATTACTGGACAAGAACAGGCGTCTCAGCCGTAAAAATGAGGAACTGGCTCATGCACTGAGACGCATGGAGAACAAAGTGCAGTTTGTCACTCAGGAGAACATCCAAATG CGAGAGAAGGCCGGGACGATTCGCCGGCCCAGTTCTCTGAACGATCTGGATCAGAGTCAAGAGGAAAGAGAGATTGAGTTTCTCAGACTACAAGTGCTGGAACAACAGAACATAATCGACGATCTGTCCAAG GCACTGGAAACCACTGGATATGTGAAGAGTGTAATA GAGAGAGACATGCTGCTGAGATACAGGAGACAGGACAGCCTACGCCGGAAGAAGCCCTTCAGAACCTGTAGG CCGGTGGTGGAGACGTTTTTTGGCTATGATGAGGAAGGCTCTATAGACTCGGACGGCTCCTCTATTTCCTACCTCACAGACCGAACGCCCTGTACGCCAGAGGATGACCTCGAagag GGAATGCTTAAGGAGGAGACAGAGTTGCGTTTCCGTCAGCTGACGATGGAGTATCAGGCTCTTCAGCGAGCTTAcgcgctcctgcaggagcaggtGGGAGGAACGTTTGATGCAGAGAAAGAGCTCAag ACTCGAGAGCAGCTTCAGGCCGAACTGATGCGGTATCAGACCAGAATATCAGATCTGGAGTGTGTTCTAAGTCATCAGGGACAG GATATGAAGTGGATTGAGGAGAAACAAGCTTTGTATAAACGCAACCAAGAGCTTGTAGAAAAG ATTAAAAATATGGAGACGGAGGAGACGCGATTGAAAAATGAAATTCAGGATGCAAAAGACCAAAACGAACTCCTGGAGTTCAGAATTCTTGAACTTGAA gaaagagagagaagatCTCCAGCCATAAACTTCCAGAACATCCACTTTGCTGAGGGCATGAGTCCCCTGCAGTTGTACTGTGAGGCAGAGGGTGTTACT GACATTGTGATCACAGAGCTGATGAAGAAACTCGATATTCTGGGGGATAACGCC AATCTGACCAATGAGGAGCAAGTGGTGGTTATTCATGCCAGAACAGTATTAACATTAGCAGAgaag TGGTTAGAGCAAATTGAAGtcaccaaatcagcattacaGCAGAAAATGTTGGACATCGAAAGTGAAaag GAGCTCTTTAGCAAACAAAAAGGATATTTAGACGAGGAATTAGACTACAGAAAGCAGTCTTTGGACCATGCACATAAG CGCATCCTTGAGTTGGAGGCCATGCTGTTTGACGCTCTGCAGCAGGAGGAGACAGGTGGGAAGGTGTCCGAGCTGCTGACCGAGCAGGACCGTGATTCGCTGAGAGAGGCTGTAGATCAGTGGAAGAGGCAGGTCTTGAGTGAATTACGAGAGAGAGATGCGCAGATACTCAGAGAGAGGATGGAACTGCTACAACATGCTCAAGCG AGGATAAAAGAGCTGGAAGAATGGATAGAAGCGCAGAAGCGTCAAATAAAGGAGCTAGAAGAAAAG tttttatttttatttttatttttttctttagccTTCATTCTTTGGTCGTAG
- the jakmip3 gene encoding janus kinase and microtubule-interacting protein 3 isoform X1, giving the protein MSKKPPSGRSKGDRHDAMAALQAANEELRAKLTEIQIELQQEKTKVSKLEREKSQEVRHEQHKSTVVVTELKAKLHEEKLRELHSVRETLLRQHESELVRVIKIKDGEIQRLQALVSALRDGSTDKVKSALMVEVREECRRTFEGERMRLQKEISELKLVKRQMEEALNVAVQSDKIKAAKIRSVYHLHQEEINRIKRECEREIRRLMDEIKLKERAVCGLERELSAQAGHTWKLQQQKQAVDTQLALLRDSSPRREGPYSLAAGDAAENTANPMQQLDEKDARRFQLKIAELSAIIRKLEDRNALLSEERNELLKRLREAESQYKPLLDKNRRLSRKNEELAHALRRMENKVQFVTQENIQMREKAGTIRRPSSLNDLDQSQEEREIEFLRLQVLEQQNIIDDLSKALETTGYVKSVIERDMLLRYRRQDSLRRKKPFRTCRPVVETFFGYDEEGSIDSDGSSISYLTDRTPCTPEDDLEEGMLKEETELRFRQLTMEYQALQRAYALLQEQVGGTFDAEKELKTREQLQAELMRYQTRISDLECVLSHQGQDMKWIEEKQALYKRNQELVEKIKNMETEETRLKNEIQDAKDQNELLEFRILELEERERRSPAINFQNIHFAEGMSPLQLYCEAEGVTDIVITELMKKLDILGDNAVSNLTNEEQVVVIHARTVLTLAEKWLEQIEVTKSALQQKMLDIESEKELFSKQKGYLDEELDYRKQSLDHAHKRILELEAMLFDALQQEETGGKVSELLTEQDRDSLREAVDQWKRQVLSELRERDAQILRERMELLQHAQARIKELEEWIEAQKRQIKELEEKPSFFGRSSSRKQETVPCGSVDSAHRPQVFFCSRGGWHTCHQKSQPSLLR; this is encoded by the exons GTCAGTAAGCTGGAAAGGGAGAAGTCTCAGGAGGTCCGTCACGAGCAGCACAAGTCCACGGTGGTGGTGACTGAGTTAAAAGCCAAGCTACATGAGGAGAAACTTCGGGAGCTCCACAGCGTTCGAGAAACACTCCTGCGTCAGCACGAGTCCGAACTGGTGCGGGTGATTAAGATCAAAGACGGAGAGATCCAGAGGCTCCAGGCGCTCGTCAGTGCTCTCCGAGATGGATCCACCGATAAG GTGAAGTCTGCTCTGATGGTGGAGGTGCGAGAGGAGTGCAGGAGGACTTTCGAAGGGGAGCGCATGCGACTGCAGAAGGAGATCTCCGAGCTGAAGCTGGTGAAGAGGCAGATGGAGGAGGCGTTAAACGTAGCCGTTCAATCCGACAAGATCAAAGCCGCCAAGATCCGCAGCGTCTACCATCTCCACCAGGAGGAAATCAACCGCATCAAGAGAGAGTGTGAAAGAGAGATCCGCAGACTG ATGGATGAGATTAAACTAAAGGAGCGTGCTGTCTGTGGGCTGGAGAGAGAGCTCAGCGCTCAGGCGGGCCACACGTGGAAACTACAGCAGCAGAAACAGGCTGTAGACACTCAGCTGGCCCTGCTGCGAGACTCCAGCCCCAGACGAGAGGGCCCTTATTCACTCGCTGCAGGGGACGCAGCAGAGAACACGGCTAACCCT atgcAGCAGTTGGATGAGAAAGACGCTCGACGTTTCCAACTGAAAATCGCAGAACTGAGTGCTATTATCCGCAAACTAGAAGACCGCAACGCACTTCTGTCAGAGGAACGCAATGAACTG TTAAAGCGTCTCCGTGAAGCTGAGAGCCAGTATAAGCCATTACTGGACAAGAACAGGCGTCTCAGCCGTAAAAATGAGGAACTGGCTCATGCACTGAGACGCATGGAGAACAAAGTGCAGTTTGTCACTCAGGAGAACATCCAAATG CGAGAGAAGGCCGGGACGATTCGCCGGCCCAGTTCTCTGAACGATCTGGATCAGAGTCAAGAGGAAAGAGAGATTGAGTTTCTCAGACTACAAGTGCTGGAACAACAGAACATAATCGACGATCTGTCCAAG GCACTGGAAACCACTGGATATGTGAAGAGTGTAATA GAGAGAGACATGCTGCTGAGATACAGGAGACAGGACAGCCTACGCCGGAAGAAGCCCTTCAGAACCTGTAGG CCGGTGGTGGAGACGTTTTTTGGCTATGATGAGGAAGGCTCTATAGACTCGGACGGCTCCTCTATTTCCTACCTCACAGACCGAACGCCCTGTACGCCAGAGGATGACCTCGAagag GGAATGCTTAAGGAGGAGACAGAGTTGCGTTTCCGTCAGCTGACGATGGAGTATCAGGCTCTTCAGCGAGCTTAcgcgctcctgcaggagcaggtGGGAGGAACGTTTGATGCAGAGAAAGAGCTCAag ACTCGAGAGCAGCTTCAGGCCGAACTGATGCGGTATCAGACCAGAATATCAGATCTGGAGTGTGTTCTAAGTCATCAGGGACAG GATATGAAGTGGATTGAGGAGAAACAAGCTTTGTATAAACGCAACCAAGAGCTTGTAGAAAAG ATTAAAAATATGGAGACGGAGGAGACGCGATTGAAAAATGAAATTCAGGATGCAAAAGACCAAAACGAACTCCTGGAGTTCAGAATTCTTGAACTTGAA gaaagagagagaagatCTCCAGCCATAAACTTCCAGAACATCCACTTTGCTGAGGGCATGAGTCCCCTGCAGTTGTACTGTGAGGCAGAGGGTGTTACT GACATTGTGATCACAGAGCTGATGAAGAAACTCGATATTCTGGGGGATAACGCCGTAAGT AATCTGACCAATGAGGAGCAAGTGGTGGTTATTCATGCCAGAACAGTATTAACATTAGCAGAgaag TGGTTAGAGCAAATTGAAGtcaccaaatcagcattacaGCAGAAAATGTTGGACATCGAAAGTGAAaag GAGCTCTTTAGCAAACAAAAAGGATATTTAGACGAGGAATTAGACTACAGAAAGCAGTCTTTGGACCATGCACATAAG CGCATCCTTGAGTTGGAGGCCATGCTGTTTGACGCTCTGCAGCAGGAGGAGACAGGTGGGAAGGTGTCCGAGCTGCTGACCGAGCAGGACCGTGATTCGCTGAGAGAGGCTGTAGATCAGTGGAAGAGGCAGGTCTTGAGTGAATTACGAGAGAGAGATGCGCAGATACTCAGAGAGAGGATGGAACTGCTACAACATGCTCAAGCG AGGATAAAAGAGCTGGAAGAATGGATAGAAGCGCAGAAGCGTCAAATAAAGGAGCTAGAAGAAAAG ccTTCATTCTTTGGTCGTAGCTCTTCCAGAAAGCAGGAAACGGTGCCATGCGGCTCAGTGGACTCCG ctCACAGGCCTCAAGTGTTCTTCTGTTCCAGAGGAGGGTGGCACACGTGTCATCAAAAGTCCCAGCCATCTCTTCTGCGCTGA